Genomic segment of Alcanivorax borkumensis SK2:
AAGTTGTAGAGGAAGGTAGCACAGGCGCCCAGCATGCCACCGGTGGTGCCCACGGAATGCAACACATAGGCATTGAGGAAATCGGCGGTCATTTCCCCCAGCCCCAATGGCACTTGTTTGGAGGTGATGCGTTGGCCGTTGGGAGGAAAACGCATTACCCCGCCGAGGCCATTGTCATCCATCTGCGACATGGCATTGCTGGCGTACACGGCCACCTGATCGGGGCGTACATGGGCGGCTACGGTTGCCCAATCGAGGCCCAAATCGCCTAATGCATCGCTGATCCCGAAAATGGCCATTTGCAACGCGCGGGGGTGGCTGCGCGACGCGTACAGGGCGCCGGGGTCGAAACCGTCCGGCAACTGGCCAGCGGCACTGACCCGGCGGGGGGTATCGAGGGGCACGTGCAGCCCTAGCCCGGCAGGTAAGGTGACGTGGCTGCGGCGCTTGTCTATAGCATGGACCTGCCAGCCCGGCGCCAGGCTATCAGGCAGATCCATGTTGCGCATTTCCAGGGTGATAGGGGAATCGCTGGTGCCCGCGAGCGCGCCGTGGAGTTGGTGGCTATCGGGGAGCGCTCGGATCAGGGTGCGCGCCAGCACGCTATCCTGGTCTGCGCCGGTAAGCTGGTTCAGCGAATTCAGCGTGTCCTGCTGCTGAGAGGGATTCAGCGCGTCGAAAATAAGCCTTTGAAAGGCGAAATGCTGGGCGCTGCGGCCTGCCGCATTAATGCCGCCCATGGCGGTGATAACGGGTAATGCTGACATGGTGCTCCCGGGGCTCTGCTTCTAACATGATGACTAGTGAGTCAGAGTACAGTGGAAATCCGGGTTTGCGTATACGTGGCAGAGCGAATTCGGTCAGGAAAGTGCAACAGAGTTTGAAAGTGAAAGGGGATGTTTCGGGATGAGGCTCGGCAGTAATCGTTGTTGGGAGCGGTGGCTCGGGCGCGATTGCCGGTGACGCCGGCCCCGCTTTTCGCTATGGGGCATTGCTCCTGCGGTACGCCGGGTTATTTTTATATACATAAAAAAACGGGGCCTGAAGGCCCCGTTTGCGTCTGGCGTACTTACACCTTACACCAGCTCAATGGCCACTGCGGTGGCTTCACCGCCGCCAATGCACAGGCTGGCCACACCGCGTTTGCCGCCGGTGCGCTTGAGCGCGTGGATCAAGGTGAGAATGATGCGTGAACCGGTGGAACCCACCGGGTGGCCCAGGGCACAGGCGCCGCCGTGAATGTTCATCTTTTCGTGGGGAATGCCAAGATCCATCATTGGCAACATCGCTACCATGGCGAAGGCCTCGTTGATTTCGAAAAGGTCCACATCGTCCACACTCCAGCCCACTTTCTTCATTACCGCTTCGGTGGCACCAATCGGGGCAATGGTGAATTCGCTAGGATGCTTGCTGTTGGTGGCATGGGCGAGGATGCGCGCCAGTGGCTGCAGGCCACGCTCGTTGGCAACGGATTCGCTGGCCAGTACCAAAGCCGAACCGCCATCAGAGATGGAGCTGGCATTGGCGGCGGTGACGGTGCCGTCTTTGGCGAAGGCTGGACGCAGGCTAGGGATCTTGTCGATCCGGGCGTTAGCCGGCTGTTCGTCGGTATCGACCACTGTTTCACCCTTGCGGGTCTTCACGGTCACCGGCACGATTTCATCCTTGAACCAACCATTGTCGACTGCGGCATTGGCCCG
This window contains:
- a CDS encoding acetyl-CoA C-acyltransferase, yielding MSDDAVVIVNGARTAMGGFQGALSAVSAPELGAASIREAVARAGLKPEDVQEVIMGCVLPAGLKQGPARQAMRLAGLPDSIGATTINKLCGSGMKATMFAYDSIKAGTNEIVVSGGMESMTNAPYLLENARGGMRMGHGQVMDHMFLDGLEDAETGRLMGSFAQEVADKRSITREDMDNYAIESLNRANAAVDNGWFKDEIVPVTVKTRKGETVVDTDEQPANARIDKIPSLRPAFAKDGTVTAANASSISDGGSALVLASESVANERGLQPLARILAHATNSKHPSEFTIAPIGATEAVMKKVGWSVDDVDLFEINEAFAMVAMLPMMDLGIPHEKMNIHGGACALGHPVGSTGSRIILTLIHALKRTGGKRGVASLCIGGGEATAVAIELV